From a region of the Geothrix sp. 21YS21S-2 genome:
- a CDS encoding hybrid sensor histidine kinase/response regulator has translation MTQTPASTTREGRSRFGTAQLALGLGALLILLVVAATSTSIYLLRRREVDLWRTQMASHSLVLAEHVFQNMATAHLALDGLTEQVDAAGIRDPQDLRRRMGTPKVYAMLRDRTAGMPQVDVATIVASNGDVINFSRSYPPPPINLGDRDYFRARLENPALGEYISVPVHNKGNGKWVFYISRRLANARGDFLGLVLVGFSVDVLTDFYQRFGSGLGSGASITLYRDDFTMLTRWPRVDAEIGKRNLTGTTYHIIHTQGLQAGTAYTVDYRMADHKPVARLGAARVVAPYPLIVNLTLTEDFFLANWRHLARLIAAVAAASLLAILAALRVLVRNIRRREADLAETLELKRQAEAANAAKSSFLATMSHEIRTPMNGVLGMSELLLHTRLDPEQSEYVQTVLASGRQLLGIIDEVLDFSKIEASRMELESVPFEPAALVSDLAALYSENCRTRGLVLRTEVDPGAPAWVQGDPVRLRQVVSNFMSNAIKFTEAGTVTLAVAAGPDQRLRFSVRDTGIGILPGDRDRLFTPFTQADGTITRRYGGTGLGLAISKGLVDLMGGRIGVVSHPGEGSEFFMDAVFPVASPVPAVPLTAAEAVGTEARPIHVLLAEDNPVNQKLAGTLLAKLGCTFELAANGQEALDAVDRTPFDLVLMDCQMPVMDGYEAARRIRAQEGGGRRLPIIALTANATREDVERCTRSGMDDFLSKPYSTRSLRELIAKWS, from the coding sequence GTGACCCAGACCCCAGCCAGCACCACCCGGGAAGGCCGGAGCCGCTTCGGCACCGCGCAGCTGGCCCTGGGCCTGGGGGCCCTGCTCATCCTGCTGGTGGTGGCCGCCACCTCCACCTCCATCTATCTGCTCAGGCGGCGGGAAGTGGACCTCTGGCGCACCCAGATGGCGAGCCATTCCCTCGTCCTGGCCGAGCACGTCTTCCAGAACATGGCCACCGCCCACCTGGCCCTGGACGGCCTCACGGAACAGGTTGACGCCGCCGGCATCCGGGACCCGCAGGACCTGCGCCGGCGCATGGGGACCCCGAAGGTCTACGCGATGCTCCGGGACCGCACCGCCGGGATGCCCCAGGTGGACGTTGCCACCATCGTGGCCTCCAACGGCGACGTCATCAACTTCTCCCGCAGCTACCCGCCGCCTCCCATCAACCTGGGGGACCGGGACTACTTCCGCGCCCGCCTGGAGAACCCGGCCCTGGGCGAGTACATCAGCGTCCCGGTGCACAACAAGGGCAACGGGAAGTGGGTCTTCTACATCAGCCGGAGGCTCGCGAACGCCCGGGGCGACTTCCTGGGCCTGGTGCTGGTGGGCTTCTCAGTGGACGTGCTGACGGACTTCTACCAGCGCTTCGGTTCGGGCCTGGGAAGCGGGGCCTCCATCACCCTCTACCGGGACGACTTCACCATGCTCACGCGCTGGCCGAGGGTGGACGCGGAGATCGGGAAGCGCAACCTCACCGGCACGACGTACCACATCATCCACACCCAGGGCCTGCAGGCCGGAACGGCCTACACCGTGGACTACCGCATGGCCGACCACAAGCCCGTGGCCCGCCTGGGCGCGGCGCGGGTGGTGGCACCCTATCCCCTCATCGTGAACCTCACCCTCACCGAGGATTTCTTCCTGGCCAACTGGCGGCACCTCGCCCGGCTCATCGCCGCCGTGGCCGCGGCCAGCCTCCTGGCGATCCTGGCGGCCCTCCGCGTGCTGGTGCGCAACATCCGCCGGCGCGAAGCCGATCTGGCCGAGACCCTGGAACTCAAGCGGCAGGCCGAGGCCGCCAACGCCGCCAAGTCGAGCTTCCTCGCCACCATGAGCCACGAGATCCGCACCCCCATGAACGGCGTGCTGGGCATGTCGGAGCTGCTGCTCCACACGCGCCTGGACCCCGAACAGAGCGAGTACGTGCAGACCGTCCTGGCCTCCGGCCGCCAACTGCTGGGCATCATCGACGAGGTGCTCGACTTTTCCAAGATCGAAGCCTCCCGGATGGAACTGGAGAGCGTGCCCTTCGAACCGGCGGCCCTGGTGTCGGACCTGGCGGCCCTTTATTCCGAGAACTGCCGGACCCGGGGTCTGGTCCTGCGCACCGAGGTGGACCCCGGCGCGCCCGCCTGGGTCCAGGGGGATCCCGTGCGCCTTCGGCAGGTGGTCTCCAACTTCATGAGCAACGCCATCAAGTTCACGGAGGCCGGCACCGTCACCTTGGCCGTGGCCGCCGGCCCGGACCAGCGCCTGCGCTTTTCCGTGCGGGACACCGGCATCGGAATCCTCCCCGGGGACCGGGACCGGCTCTTCACGCCCTTCACCCAGGCGGACGGGACCATCACGCGCCGCTACGGCGGCACCGGCCTGGGCCTGGCCATCAGCAAGGGCCTGGTGGACCTCATGGGCGGGCGCATCGGCGTGGTGAGCCACCCCGGGGAGGGCTCGGAGTTCTTCATGGATGCGGTCTTCCCCGTGGCCAGCCCCGTCCCCGCCGTCCCCTTGACCGCCGCCGAGGCCGTGGGCACGGAGGCCCGCCCCATCCACGTCCTGCTGGCCGAGGACAACCCCGTGAACCAGAAGCTGGCGGGGACCCTGCTCGCCAAACTGGGCTGCACCTTCGAACTGGCCGCCAACGGCCAGGAAGCCCTCGACGCCGTGGACCGAACCCCATTCGACCTGGTGCTCATGGACTGCCAGATGCCCGTGATGGACGGCTACGAGGCCGCCCGGCGGATCCGCGCGCAGGAAGGGGGGGGCAGGCGCCTGCCCATCATCGCCCTCACCGCCAACGCCACCCGGGAGGACGTCGAGCGCTGCACCCGCTCGGGCATGGACGACTTCCTCAGCAAGCCCTACTCCACGCGGAGCCTGCGGGAGCTGATCGCGAAGTGGTCCTAG
- a CDS encoding methyltransferase domain-containing protein has translation MSAQDRTFWEDIYRDTPRPGWDMGRATPVLAELLDLPACRESGPAWVVPGCGFGHDAAELARRGFRVTGVDFALAAVQGARERYGDLVRWVQEDWFAPSVDVYDGIFDYTCFAAMEPDRRGAYLDACARRLRPGGLWLAGCFHAVTTPPGPPYAMTLDEVRRLVEPRFEVLHLDHATRSHPRRQGREFLVAARFRG, from the coding sequence ATGAGCGCACAGGACCGCACTTTCTGGGAGGACATCTACCGGGATACCCCCAGGCCCGGCTGGGACATGGGCCGCGCAACGCCCGTCCTGGCCGAGCTGCTGGACCTGCCGGCGTGCCGGGAGTCCGGCCCCGCCTGGGTGGTGCCGGGCTGCGGCTTCGGTCATGACGCCGCCGAGCTGGCCCGCCGCGGGTTCCGGGTGACCGGGGTGGATTTCGCCCTGGCGGCGGTCCAGGGCGCGCGGGAACGCTACGGGGATCTCGTCCGGTGGGTCCAGGAGGACTGGTTCGCACCGTCCGTCGACGTGTACGACGGCATCTTCGACTACACCTGCTTCGCGGCCATGGAACCGGACCGGCGCGGGGCCTACCTGGATGCCTGCGCCCGCCGGTTGCGGCCGGGCGGGCTATGGCTGGCCGGTTGTTTCCACGCGGTCACGACGCCGCCGGGTCCGCCCTACGCCATGACCCTGGACGAGGTCCGCAGGCTGGTGGAACCCCGGTTCGAGGTGCTCCACCTGGACCATGCGACCCGGAGCCATCCCCGGCGGCAGGGCCGGGAGTTCCTTGTCGCGGCCAGGTTCAGGGGGTAA
- a CDS encoding hemerythrin domain-containing protein, translating into MSNNPNGRFDGYADIHKALRAFMGDTLAKVGSLDPEDPAETAAVTGQVGDLLRLCRTHLEHENDFIHTAMEARAPGSTQAFAEDHEGHERSLRNLWLDLDAVATGGEQAVARLYRGLAVFVAENLEHMDREEIENNAVLWANYTDAELIGIERALVASLKPEELSMALAWMIPALSPRQRAAKLAGIRAGAPEPMFRKVLDLVRPTLPGKGWEKLKRDLELAG; encoded by the coding sequence ATGAGCAACAACCCGAACGGCCGGTTTGACGGCTACGCGGATATCCACAAGGCCCTACGGGCTTTCATGGGCGACACCCTCGCCAAGGTGGGGAGCCTGGATCCCGAGGACCCGGCCGAGACGGCCGCCGTCACCGGCCAGGTCGGCGACCTGCTCCGCCTGTGCCGGACGCACCTGGAGCATGAGAACGATTTCATCCACACCGCCATGGAGGCTCGCGCGCCCGGTTCCACCCAGGCCTTCGCCGAGGACCACGAGGGGCACGAGCGGTCCCTGCGGAACCTGTGGCTGGACCTCGACGCGGTGGCCACCGGCGGCGAGCAGGCGGTGGCCCGGCTCTACCGTGGCCTGGCGGTCTTCGTGGCGGAGAACCTGGAGCACATGGACCGGGAGGAGATCGAGAACAACGCCGTGCTCTGGGCCAACTACACGGACGCCGAGCTGATCGGCATCGAGCGGGCCCTGGTGGCGTCCCTGAAGCCTGAGGAGCTGAGCATGGCGCTGGCGTGGATGATCCCGGCCCTCAGCCCCCGTCAGCGTGCCGCAAAGCTGGCGGGTATCCGGGCCGGGGCCCCGGAGCCGATGTTCAGGAAGGTGCTGGACCTGGTGCGTCCGACCCTGCCGGGGAAAGGGTGGGAGAAGCTGAAGCGGGACCTGGAACTGGCGGGCTAG